A single window of Paenibacillus sp. SYP-B4298 DNA harbors:
- a CDS encoding flagellar protein FlgN, which translates to MDEAVQVIVDTLDELDALHRELIALGLEKREAILANATDGVAAATNRETKLIAKVTELDRQRLLAVGRYLVKRGISPTGTFRMSQLVQMVYKAEEKQALQAACERLSASLNELQDVNQFNQQMMKLNLEYIAHSLDVIAGPSEQEATYHRSLQSEGFKRYSQFDTKA; encoded by the coding sequence ATGGACGAGGCTGTGCAAGTCATAGTCGATACGCTGGATGAGCTGGATGCTCTCCACCGCGAGCTGATTGCCTTGGGGCTGGAGAAGCGTGAAGCGATCCTGGCCAACGCTACAGATGGTGTAGCTGCGGCAACCAACCGTGAGACGAAGCTTATTGCGAAGGTGACAGAGCTGGATCGGCAGCGTCTGCTGGCTGTCGGCAGATACCTGGTGAAGCGTGGCATCTCGCCTACGGGAACCTTCCGTATGAGCCAACTCGTCCAGATGGTATACAAGGCAGAGGAGAAGCAGGCGCTGCAAGCGGCCTGTGAACGGCTGTCCGCCTCCTTGAACGAGCTTCAGGATGTGAATCAATTCAATCAGCAGATGATGAAGCTGAATCTGGAATACATCGCCCATTCACTGGATGTGATTGCCGGTCCGAGCGAGCAGGAGGCGACCTATCATCGCTCCTTGCAATCAGAGGGGTTCAAGCGATATAGCCAGTTCGATACAAAAGCCTAA
- the flgM gene encoding flagellar biosynthesis anti-sigma factor FlgM: MKLNEIGRIAGIQKYASGNGHRSEQASPARRKDEVSISPEAKELLESQRMNQAELAQRLSELKSSVSAGTYSVDAGKLADKLLPYLKSPSE; this comes from the coding sequence ATGAAATTAAATGAAATCGGACGGATTGCAGGCATACAGAAATATGCGTCTGGCAACGGCCATCGGTCGGAGCAAGCTTCGCCGGCTCGCCGCAAGGATGAAGTGTCGATTTCACCGGAGGCGAAGGAGTTGCTGGAGTCGCAGCGAATGAATCAGGCCGAGCTGGCTCAGAGGCTGAGTGAGCTGAAAAGCTCGGTCTCTGCAGGCACGTATTCTGTAGATGCCGGCAAGCTTGCAGACAAGCTCTTGCCCTATTTGAAATCGCCATCAGAATAG
- a CDS encoding flagellar protein, which produces MNLGNCPRCGKVYQLNLRNLCSACIKELDKEYERCADYLRKFPGTTITELSEKTEVSTRQITRFIREGRISIVNAPNMSYPCEVCGTLIRDSNMCMDCRQRLVKDVNSLKGHDQARLDAARLGKTYQTGE; this is translated from the coding sequence ATGAATCTGGGTAACTGTCCCCGCTGCGGGAAGGTCTATCAATTAAATCTGCGGAATCTATGCTCTGCTTGTATAAAAGAACTCGACAAGGAATACGAGCGCTGCGCGGATTATCTGCGCAAATTTCCGGGCACCACTATTACCGAGCTATCCGAGAAGACGGAGGTCAGCACGCGGCAGATTACTCGCTTCATCCGCGAGGGGCGGATCTCGATTGTCAATGCGCCCAATATGTCCTACCCATGCGAGGTATGCGGTACGTTGATTCGGGATAGCAATATGTGCATGGACTGTAGACAACGGCTGGTGAAGGATGTCAACTCGCTGAAGGGTCATGATCAGGCCCGACTGGATGCAGCCAGACTAGGGAAAACGTACCAAACCGGCGAGTGA
- a CDS encoding flavin reductase family protein → MISIDPASVSTRDNYKLLIGSIAPRPIAMVTTMNRDGVLNAAPFSFFNIVTANPPMVSIAVQRKPDGTRKDTAANAVAGGEFVVHVADEGYGEQMNRTAASIPSEESEVELAGLTPVASSKIRVPGIAEAKVRMECVLERVVELGGDEAGAPSCDLLIGRVVCFHVDETIYEAGRIDAAALRPLSRLAGDDYARLGERFTMERPL, encoded by the coding sequence ATGATTTCGATAGACCCCGCCAGTGTGAGCACACGTGACAATTACAAGCTGCTCATCGGCAGCATAGCTCCCAGGCCGATTGCTATGGTAACTACTATGAACCGCGATGGCGTGCTTAACGCAGCGCCGTTCAGCTTCTTTAATATCGTAACCGCGAATCCGCCTATGGTCAGCATCGCTGTGCAGCGTAAGCCAGATGGTACACGCAAGGATACAGCAGCTAATGCGGTTGCAGGAGGAGAGTTCGTCGTGCACGTCGCCGATGAGGGCTATGGGGAGCAGATGAACAGGACGGCGGCCAGTATTCCTTCGGAGGAGAGCGAGGTGGAGCTGGCGGGCCTGACCCCGGTAGCAAGCTCGAAGATTAGGGTCCCTGGCATAGCTGAGGCGAAGGTTCGTATGGAATGTGTGCTGGAGCGGGTCGTGGAGCTTGGGGGAGATGAAGCAGGTGCACCGTCCTGCGATCTGCTGATCGGTCGCGTCGTCTGCTTTCATGTAGATGAGACAATCTATGAGGCAGGACGCATCGATGCCGCGGCCCTGCGTCCGTTAAGCCGACTGGCTGGCGACGATTATGCCAGGCTGGGCGAACGATTTACGATGGAACGGCCGTTGTAA
- a CDS encoding DoxX family protein, with translation MSIAWGLFIIRIVVGLLFIGHGAQKLFGWFGGYGPKGTGGWLESIGVKPGVAMAVVAGLMELLGGLLFALGLLTPVAAALIIATMLVAIFKVHGANGLWTTANGYEYNLVLIAVALGVALVGAGDYSLDALLK, from the coding sequence ATGAGTATTGCATGGGGATTGTTCATTATTCGAATCGTAGTAGGGTTATTGTTCATCGGGCACGGAGCGCAGAAGCTGTTTGGCTGGTTTGGAGGCTATGGTCCGAAGGGAACTGGCGGCTGGCTGGAATCGATCGGAGTCAAGCCGGGAGTGGCGATGGCTGTTGTCGCCGGATTAATGGAGCTGCTGGGCGGACTGCTGTTTGCACTGGGATTGCTGACGCCGGTTGCCGCGGCGCTGATCATCGCAACGATGCTCGTCGCGATATTCAAAGTGCACGGAGCCAATGGCCTGTGGACAACAGCGAACGGCTATGAATACAATCTGGTGTTGATCGCTGTCGCGCTTGGGGTGGCTTTGGTGGGTGCTGGAGATTACTCGTTGGATGCACTGCTGAAATAA
- a CDS encoding ComF family protein, with the protein MNPIDLLLRLLKPMTAACLLCGRPDRSGREVGTELPSHNRYAAKWLCRTCTITLPWIEPCAIACHTCGRAVSCPDCPRGLSDTLIRSRSAVQYDPSMKELLARYKYAGDEQLLPLLSAMLYPVVEELTAHLHQLRHPVPVDRHGRRGYRYNGSPRTLLMSRYAVMRSRASAVWDAVTFVPISSQRAQERGFNQAQQLAEAVAVRYGLEAVPLLSRVRDSQRQSHQTRHGRLENTANLFVANTERLQAAAARARVIGGASREQPMTILIVDDIYTTGSTLRACADALSAAEAMKSVRVEVYGLTWARA; encoded by the coding sequence ATGAATCCAATTGATCTGCTGCTGCGGCTGCTCAAGCCGATGACAGCGGCTTGTCTGCTATGCGGCAGACCGGACAGGAGCGGGCGGGAGGTGGGCACTGAATTGCCGTCACATAACCGTTATGCTGCCAAATGGCTCTGTAGAACATGCACGATCACTCTGCCCTGGATTGAGCCGTGTGCGATTGCTTGCCACACCTGCGGGCGCGCTGTCTCTTGCCCGGATTGTCCGCGGGGGCTGTCCGACACTCTCATCCGCAGCCGCAGTGCCGTCCAGTATGACCCGTCGATGAAGGAATTGCTCGCCCGCTACAAATACGCCGGAGATGAGCAGCTCCTTCCACTGCTATCCGCCATGCTGTATCCGGTAGTTGAGGAGCTGACCGCCCATCTGCATCAGTTGCGCCATCCAGTCCCGGTCGACAGGCATGGTCGTCGCGGCTATAGATATAACGGGAGCCCAAGAACGCTGTTAATGAGTCGATATGCTGTCATGCGCTCCCGGGCATCTGCTGTCTGGGATGCAGTCACATTCGTTCCGATCAGCAGCCAACGCGCGCAGGAGCGAGGCTTCAATCAGGCGCAGCAGTTGGCTGAGGCCGTTGCTGTGCGCTATGGGCTGGAGGCAGTGCCGCTGCTCTCCAGAGTGAGAGACAGTCAACGGCAGAGCCATCAGACGCGTCATGGACGGCTGGAGAATACGGCCAATTTATTTGTGGCGAACACGGAGCGGTTGCAGGCGGCAGCGGCTCGTGCAAGGGTAATCGGTGGAGCGAGTAGAGAGCAACCCATGACGATATTAATTGTCGATGACATCTATACAACGGGCAGCACCCTTCGCGCCTGTGCAGATGCGTTATCTGCCGCCGAGGCGATGAAGAGCGTGAGGGTGGAGGTGTATGGTTTAACGTGGGCAAGGGCATAG
- a CDS encoding helicase-related protein, translating to MKAVLYAAELDGGCWVAGCGIDMNVVALYTLDLDFRHGVAEQEQQEAGRRGRMPVLASCQQLLILDEEQPLGLVLEAAYSWNEQQGRRRSSAAQACRALEQLLVAIRQQHQQMGKRAERGDARSLARLADAARHEGGGLKVGEAGASWRLLRAAAGEGAERGQRRAQGHAWAAAAAAAAQALQGRALLHREAHALLAAVAAPPAGASWDALLQLAALQGRLRLASAVAAAIARRRRGALARALPQARSQLRCRRCGSRGARMRRTPCAACGRMCAYCEACLGMGRARECELLVLGSEAPGHEPAATAPAHAGSGAAPQAVSQRQLAARLRHWGLSPAQLAAAGEALRFIEAQPQERLRQGGALRAWLRRLGGGREEMGNAPREFLLWAVTGAGKTEMVFPLIESVVQRGGRVLLATPRRDVVLELDPRIRKAFPTCSVVTLYGGSGQRWEHGNITLSTTHQLFRFEEAFDLVIIDELDAFPYHNDPQLYYAARKAGRTGGCRILLSATPPEELQRAVRRGRLPHARVPVRYHRHPLPVPVLLRCPATAELLQKQRLPVRLLHALRGSIARGAQLFVFVAQIKHVEPLCQVLAAHEPQLRIAGTSSVDPQRTDKVQAFRRTDIRLLVTTTILERGVTVPRSDVFILDAGAGLFDAASLVQMAGRAGRSGDDPFGRVYLCSPDVTHSQAQAVRQIRTMNRIARRRGYLLPDTGGRKHESN from the coding sequence TTGAAAGCTGTATTGTATGCAGCCGAGCTGGACGGAGGCTGCTGGGTGGCTGGCTGCGGCATCGATATGAACGTTGTTGCCTTATATACGTTGGATCTGGATTTCCGTCACGGGGTTGCTGAGCAGGAGCAGCAGGAAGCCGGGCGACGCGGGCGAATGCCGGTGCTGGCTTCCTGCCAACAGTTGCTCATTCTCGATGAGGAGCAGCCGCTTGGCCTTGTGCTGGAGGCTGCGTATAGCTGGAATGAGCAGCAGGGCAGGAGGCGCAGCAGTGCGGCACAGGCCTGCCGTGCGCTGGAGCAACTGCTGGTGGCGATAAGGCAGCAGCATCAACAGATGGGGAAGAGAGCGGAGCGAGGGGACGCCCGCTCGCTCGCTCGACTCGCAGATGCTGCGAGGCATGAGGGGGGCGGCCTCAAGGTAGGTGAGGCCGGAGCAAGCTGGCGCCTGCTGCGCGCAGCGGCAGGCGAGGGCGCCGAGCGCGGGCAGCGCCGCGCTCAAGGGCACGCCTGGGCGGCAGCAGCAGCCGCTGCCGCTCAGGCGCTGCAGGGCCGTGCGCTGCTGCATCGCGAAGCGCACGCCCTGCTCGCCGCCGTGGCGGCCCCGCCCGCGGGCGCAAGCTGGGACGCGCTGCTCCAGCTTGCGGCCCTGCAGGGCCGCCTGCGGCTCGCCAGCGCCGTCGCCGCCGCCATAGCCAGGCGGCGGCGAGGCGCCCTGGCGCGAGCGCTGCCGCAGGCGCGCTCGCAGCTCCGCTGCCGACGCTGCGGCAGCAGGGGGGCGCGTATGCGCCGCACGCCATGCGCCGCGTGCGGGCGCATGTGCGCCTACTGCGAGGCGTGCCTCGGCATGGGCCGGGCACGCGAGTGCGAGCTGCTCGTGCTCGGCAGCGAAGCGCCCGGGCACGAGCCAGCGGCGACTGCCCCCGCCCATGCGGGATCGGGGGCTGCGCCGCAGGCGGTGTCGCAGCGGCAGCTTGCCGCGCGCTTGCGCCACTGGGGGCTGAGCCCGGCGCAGTTGGCTGCCGCCGGGGAGGCGCTGCGCTTCATTGAGGCGCAGCCACAGGAGCGGCTGCGGCAAGGCGGCGCGCTCCGCGCCTGGCTGCGCCGCCTGGGCGGGGGCAGGGAGGAGATGGGGAATGCGCCGCGTGAGTTCTTGCTGTGGGCGGTGACAGGAGCTGGCAAGACCGAGATGGTGTTCCCACTGATCGAATCGGTTGTACAGCGGGGAGGTCGGGTGCTGCTGGCGACACCGCGCCGGGATGTCGTGCTGGAGCTCGATCCGCGTATTCGCAAGGCTTTCCCGACCTGCTCGGTCGTTACGCTCTATGGCGGCAGCGGTCAGCGCTGGGAGCATGGGAATATTACGCTCTCCACGACCCACCAGTTATTCCGGTTCGAGGAAGCATTTGATCTGGTCATTATAGATGAGCTTGATGCTTTCCCATATCATAATGATCCTCAGCTCTACTATGCCGCGCGCAAGGCTGGACGAACAGGGGGATGCAGAATTCTGCTGTCCGCTACCCCGCCGGAGGAGCTGCAGCGTGCGGTCAGGCGCGGTCGTCTTCCTCATGCCCGAGTGCCTGTCCGGTATCATCGCCACCCGCTGCCGGTGCCCGTGCTGCTTCGTTGCCCGGCGACAGCCGAATTGCTTCAGAAGCAACGTCTGCCTGTCAGGCTGCTCCACGCACTGCGCGGCTCGATTGCGCGTGGAGCACAGTTATTTGTATTCGTCGCTCAGATTAAGCATGTCGAGCCGCTGTGCCAGGTGCTCGCCGCTCATGAGCCTCAGCTCCGCATTGCAGGCACCTCGTCTGTCGACCCCCAGCGGACGGATAAGGTACAGGCCTTTCGCCGGACGGACATCCGGCTGCTGGTAACAACGACTATACTGGAGCGGGGCGTAACTGTTCCGCGCAGCGATGTGTTTATTCTGGATGCCGGGGCAGGGCTGTTCGATGCGGCCTCCCTCGTCCAGATGGCGGGCCGTGCCGGACGCTCGGGTGATGACCCGTTCGGCCGGGTATATCTGTGCAGCCCGGATGTCACCCACTCCCAGGCTCAGGCGGTGCGCCAGATTCGGACGATGAACCGGATCGCCCGCAGGCGCGGGTATCTGCTGCCAGATACAGGAGGCCGCAAGCATGAATCCAATTGA
- a CDS encoding RNA polymerase sigma factor — protein sequence MLIQNIIAGDRQAFQQLVERYRQELYGCVYAVLRHPKDAEDALQDALVQIYLALPQYRGQGLKTWLARIAVNKAIDYKRKAQRKKEVPSGSSSGAYDVGGQVPCTEPGATEDSVLRSEREGRVRELLEEMPGGHRRIVQAFYLEEKSYKEIAAEEQVEPKTVESRIYRAKQWMRKHWKKEEW from the coding sequence GTGCTGATTCAGAATATTATCGCGGGCGATCGTCAAGCCTTTCAGCAACTGGTTGAACGCTATCGGCAGGAGCTGTATGGGTGTGTCTACGCGGTGCTGCGCCACCCCAAGGATGCGGAGGATGCGCTGCAGGATGCCTTAGTGCAGATTTATCTGGCTCTCCCCCAATATCGTGGACAAGGCTTGAAGACGTGGCTTGCTCGAATTGCCGTGAACAAGGCGATAGATTATAAGCGGAAAGCGCAGCGTAAGAAAGAGGTGCCCTCTGGCAGCAGCAGCGGCGCATATGATGTGGGAGGACAAGTACCCTGCACAGAGCCTGGAGCGACTGAGGATTCGGTGCTACGCTCGGAACGGGAGGGACGGGTACGTGAATTGCTTGAGGAAATGCCCGGAGGCCACAGGAGAATCGTACAAGCCTTTTATCTAGAGGAGAAGAGCTACAAGGAGATCGCGGCCGAGGAGCAGGTAGAGCCCAAAACGGTCGAATCCCGAATCTATCGGGCCAAGCAATGGATGAGAAAGCATTGGAAGAAGGAGGAATGGTAA